DNA sequence from the bacterium genome:
CCCTACGCGGCCGTGCTGGCAGGGGCCGTCTACGGCTTCTCCCCTTTTATGACGGCCCACGCCGTCGGTCACCCGCATTTGGTTATCGCCTTCACGCCGCCGCTGTTCTTATTGGTGCTGTACGACATCTTTGTCACCCAACAGCACGCGCCTTGGCTCAACGGCATGAAGCTGGCCTTCCTTACGCTCATCCAGTATTTCATCAACAGCGAAGGCCTGCTGATGAGTGTCTTCCTGGCCGCGGTCGGGACATGCCTGCTGCTGATTTCCCGCAGACGCGCTCTGTCACGAGGACAGGTAGTGTACGGGACCGAGAGTCTGCTCGTGGCCGGCATCATCGCCCTTCTGGTGCTGTCCTACCCGCTCTACCTGGCGTTCTTCGGACCCTGGCAGCCGTATCACCCGATTCACGAGTCAGCGGATATCTATGTGGCGGACTCGCTGAGTTTCATCCTTCCCACCTCGGTGCAGGCGCTTTCCACGGTCAGCACGCACATACTCACCTCGTTTTTTTCGGGAAACTTGGGGGAGTGGAACACATATCTCGGCCTCCCACTCATCATGCTGCTCGGGATCATCGCGTACATCAAGCGGGCGGACGGGAACGTCCGATTCCTTTCGGCCATCCTGCTGGCAACCGTGATATTTTCACTGGGACCATCCCTGCACGTCGCCGGACATTCGCTCAGCGCAATTCCCCTGCCGTGGCGGCTGGTGGAGCGCGTTCCGTTCTTGCGGGACGTCTTGACGACGCGATTCGGCCAGTATATCTACTTGTTCGCCGGGCTCATACTCGCCATCTATGTTTCCGACGATTCCGTGTCGCAGGCACGCCGGCTGGCGAGGCTTGCGGCGAGTCTCGCCGTTGTGGTCTTCCTGCTGCCGACAGTGCCGCTGCCTTACCCGGTCACCCACGCCGAGGTACCCGAGTTCTTTCGGCTCCCTCGCGCGCAACAGCATATCGAGTCCCCGGCCCTTATCGTACCGTTTTCAACGGAGGATCGCGCCACGGCGATGCTGTGGCAGGCCGAAGCCGGCCTCACGTTCAAGATGCCCGAGGGCTACGCCTTCGGGCAGGGGCGGGGGCCGTGGCCGGCGCCCACGCCGTTATCGGACGCGCTCATCGACATTGAAGATACCGGACACGCGCCGGCCGTCACGTCCGCATTTCGGGCGCAGATCATCGGTGTGTTGAAAAGACAGCGAATCAGGACGATCCTGTTGGGTCCATCCCCGCACGAGCACGACGCGTTGCGCTTCCTTGTCGAGGTGCTGGGTTGGACCCCGGACTCGGTGGATGGGGTGTTCATCTGGCGGCGGATCGACCGGCGACTTTGAGATTTGCTGGCAGGGGCGGAGGGATTTGAACCCCCGACCACTGGTTTTGGAGACCAGCGCTCTACCCGGACTGAGCTACGCCCCTACGTCCTGCCGAATCGAAAACGCCCTGCCTACCGGGTCTCGCGGTGCGTCGTGTGCTTGCGGCACCGCGGGCAGTACTTGGAGTGCTCGACCCGATCGGGTGTGTTCTTCTTGTTCTTTGTCTGCGTGTAATTCCGGCGCTTGCATTCATTA
Encoded proteins:
- the rpmG gene encoding 50S ribosomal protein L33 — protein: MPRDIITLACNECKRRNYTQTKNKKNTPDRVEHSKYCPRCRKHTTHRETR